TAACATACATGTCTCTTTGACAGCCGTGGTGTTGTAATTGTACATGAAGCATGACAACAGGGCTCTGGACTAGAGGAGTGCATTAAAAGGGGGAGCACCACCCTCCTGTTAACAAGGGATTCTCGGCATGTGTTAGAGCTAGTGTAAACCATCGTCATGGCCACAATAAACATTAAATTCCACTGTCTACATTCATCTCCAACCAATACACACTGTCTCTTGTGAGAGAGGTCATTTTGTATATTGTCTATGAGCCCATAAATTCATTGAACAGTGCAAaatcacaggcacctgacgttatatattttctcattataaaattatatacccTATATGTGTTATTAGATAtagggtatatatttttattatgagaaaaatatataacgtcaggtgcttGTGTGTAAAATAACTCCACACATTGGAGCTATCACTATCTTACAGATTTTTTTGACAGGTTGCTGAGTCTTGtttgttttacataatatattactGTACATCTTTTATGAACTCGCAGGGAAAtagatacttgtacatgtataataatcatGTTGGTCTTATACAAGAGATGAAACTGCAtggaaaaagtattttttttattgcatgtttGAAAGTGTTCATGTTAATTAACAGAGTTGACaggttgcttttttttttttatctttcatgaCACCATTATTGTTTGTATATATTCAGATACTGCTTGGTTGaggtaaaacaaataaaatgttgtataaataagtacatgtatcaacttTATGATTCATAAACTGTTATTTAAAAGAATGCTTTGATTAGAAGACTATCATtaaaaagaaaaggtattaataaaaaaaatcaacatgttgCAAATATTCTGACTCCATTTGAGGATTAAATTATCGCAAGATCATTTGTTATACTGTTTCTTTCTCCAGGGTTGATAAATTTCTTATgtatacatgtgtgtatatatacatttcatacctaataatttatgaatttcAATTACCGGTATGCATTTTATGTCTGTTTTATATTTCAGGGCAGAGAAGTCCGAAGTTTTGTCTGAAGATCTCCAAACAGTAGAAAAACGAGTAGAATTAGTTAAAACAGTATGTCAATCCACAAGCAAGAAGATCGCGGGCTGTCTACAGGGGCAGGGAACAGACTACGAGAAGAGACTGGTACAGTGTGCTTGTTACCTTAAACTGAAGCTTAATACTCCCCTTATATCAGGTCCGCATGTAagactttgatatttttttgtcattgtaGAGAAAGTTACCTGAGAATACTCTTGGTCTTGGGATGATCGAAAGTGGTACTCTACTTGGCACAGACTCCGTTATGGGGTAAGTGATTGTTCAGTGCTGCAATGATGTATATATGAACATTTAGAGCTATGTAGTTGAAAGAATATTGTCTACTGCACAACTTTTAAGTGCTGTAAGACAGAAAGTGTTCATATTTTATCAGTGTGATGACATTTAGGAGCTTTTTCTTCCAGAACCATGTTTCAGACTTGTGGAGAGTGTCAGACCACACTGGCGAAAGAACTTCTGCAGTTTGAGGTGGATGTTGAGCAAAATGTTCTAGCCCCTTTGCAAGAAATTTTAGATGTAAGTATCTATGAATTTGTAAGAATTTCATGCAATTTATCTAgaccaaaatgtttttatatttatatggcAGTAAAAGAGCAAAGAATGTTGAAggataacaaattaaaaattgtttattaaatttCTTCATACCGGTACTTGTCAATTAATGAAAGCATTTTgaaattgttaattaaaaaatgtagaGTTCAGCAAATAATCTATTATTCCAATTGGGATAGAGTTGATTATGTTGTAGatcttatgataaaaattccTTTTCTGGTTGATTTTTAGGTTGAAATTCCTGCCATAACAAAGTGTAAGAAACAGTTGTCTAAGTTAACTCTTGACATGGACTCCTGTAAAGGCAGGTGGGTGTTGAAAAACTGCTGCAGCTGTTTATTGAATCAATTATTGAATCTTCCCGTACTTTACggctttaaaagaattatgtagaaaatcaaacaatattttgacattctatttTTAATCACGAGAAAAGTAATCctggtacctatattcaatttgacatcattttaaagaggaggtcaagaacttgtttaatattgtttttggagagactgtaggcattctagatatatttcattagtcaaaaatggaccaatctccgagatttgttacttttattcttcatatttcatagaaaatggttgtttaaaacatgatttttcattgcgtttatcaaaaatttaagCCCTGGTTCACCCTATGAAACTAATATATTGTTATAAAGCATCATTACAagaatttttatctttaatttcatAGACCTGTAgccacctttcatttactagatcttgaccttaattgTGTCAGCTTGTCAATAGCTTTTATCTCTGCTCTAGATGGAACCAGGCTGTCAAACAAACTCAAGTACATGGAGCAAACATGGCGGCTGTGTCAGCAAAGGCAGACCAGCTCAAGGAAGAGTACGAAGAGTCATGCAATAAAATGTACCAGGCAAGGGTAAGTACTGATGACTGTCAAGTATAATAAGATGTACCAGGAAAGGGTAAGTACTGATGACTGTCAAGTATAATAAGATGAACCAGGAAAGGGTAAGTACTGATGACTGTCAAGTATAATAAGATGTACCAGGCAAGGGTAAGTACTGATGACTGTcaagtataataaaatgtacCAGGCAAGGGTAAGTACTGGTGACTGTCTAGGACAGTAAGATGTACCAGGCAAGGGTAAGTACTGATGACTGTCAAGTATGATAAGATGTACCAGGCAAGGGTAAGTACTGATGACTGTTAAGTATGATAAGATGTACCAGAATAGGGTAAGTACTAATGAATTTCAAGTCAAAagaaactttataaatatgttttgattttatttactgGTACATATGCATGTATTGTAAACCATGcttataataaaatgttatgattttatgtattgttttcattcataTGTAATTTACTTATTGTTCATGTGCACACACAGTACAACATGCTTATAGAAACCTAATTGAAAACTAATAATGTCTTACAAGTTTACTTCATGTTCCTGGTATAAAGTTTAAGCATTGGAGGGATGAATCAAACTTTGCTCTAAATGTGAATTCATTGTAAGCAAATTGACTATAACTGTGTTTTGCATCTGTGCATGTAAAAGTCATAGGGCAATTAACTGGCTCTAAACcatacattttgattttattgcagGATAATCTAGCCACAGAAATGTTCAACTTTGTCGCAAAAGAAGCTGAGCACAGTAGTAAATTAATAGCAGTAAGGtttccatttttttcttaagttaATAGTTATTACCAAGTACCGGTAAATACGAATTTGTGAAAAATtttgctgaaaaaaattactactaGACACTATTGTGGTACATTATGTCgttaatttaaatgattttgtttacataaatgtattattgaaggatgcattttacatgtatgtgaatttCCTACTTTAGATATTAGAAGCTCAACGAGCATATCACAAAAAAGCCCTGGAGGCTTTAGAACAAGCTATACCCAAGTTGAATGAAGCACTTGGTAAGTATCTTACATGTATGTCAGAATCAAGTGAAGAAATGTCAAATATTATGCAGGGATTGTTGCAGATGATAATTTCCTTTGACTTTACAGAGTGTAACCCACTGAAGCCAGTGTATGGGGTTCCCTTGGAGGAGCACCTGAGGGTAACAGGCAGGGACATTGCTCTAGTACTGGAGGTCTGTGTGATCACCCTCATAGAGGGCGGTCTAGATGAGGAGGTGGGTTCTGTTTGGTTATCTCTTATCCTATATTGTTTGTGaaatgtggatgacttgactggttaattatgaatgaaattaaattaaaactttgtattttggaaatgtttattaattttacttGCTCTCTGTTTTATAGGGCTTATTTCGAATAGCAGGGATGGCTTCAAAAGTCAAGAAATTAAGGGTAATTGTATATGAATTTTTCCATCTTACAAATTTGTTAATACCATAAAGTTTTGGTTACCTTCCTTTGTATTTTGACACATCGATTAATACTGCTGTAACTGTTACAGAATGCTTTTGATGCCAATGTGATAGACATGGAGGAGTATGCCCAAGATTTACACACAGTAGCAGGTGCTCTGAAACAGTATCTCCGTGAGCTTCCTGAACCCCTTCTCACAACACAACTCTACCCTGATATCATTCAGGCTGCCAAACTGTGAGTCAATCAGACACTGCCGTCATCCCTGTAAAATAGGAATTATAAACCTTAATTGTAAAAGACTTCAAATATGCTGAAAAACAAACATAgtttatatataccggtattacaGTACTGGTATTTGCACAGCTTAACAATCATTTTTGTGTAATTTCAGGCCACAAGATCAAAGATTGCAACAGTTATGGTCAGCAGTTAGGAAATTACCTGAACAAAACTACAATAATTTTAGGTGAGTACTTTACTCTGTAAAAGTGAAGATCTTTCAGAATAAGTCTTATCAGTACTGATATTCACTATAGAGTCCATGAATGTTTGTAagatatttattcataaaatttaaaaatataagaacaaattttattaattgtatTCCCTTTTGTTGCaggtatttaattaaatttttgtctAAGTTAGCTGAAAAATCTGATGAGAATAAGATGACCCCCAGCAACATAGCCATTGTAATTGGACCAAATCTTCTCTGGTCAGAAGGAGATAATGGGTAGGTCTTCATGCTAGTCATGAACTCATGATACTGATAAACAATATGCAATGTtactttgaaatacataattgtAGAATAAGTTATATACCGGTAACtgtaattatgataaataacaCATACACTGATTCTGATGAAAGTACATTAATTCTGTAAACCATTAAATCTGAGATTGTCATTTAACAGCCCAAACATGGTGACGAGTGGGACCATAAGTAACATGATAGAATTGTTCATCACACATTGTGACTGGTTCTTTCCAGAAGGTAAGCAAGTCGTTATACTCTGGTACTTGTTTATCATTATCTTGAATTAGTGCTGGAGGCTGTATTTATACAGTATGCAGGAAGAcatctaaaatttattttaattctttaaaaatatccatgaatttgtttattatatataaatcagGGGTAAATCATATATCAGGGGTGTTCTATATCCTGAATCAAATTATGGAAGCATTAGATCAGAGATCATTCATGTGAGGTTATGTGCATTAAAAGATTGTCATAAAGCTTGTTCATTGgctaatatgaaaattttacttttgtgCTACAATTATTTTCAGACACTGCGTTCACCTTTTACCAGACTTTTTTACCACTACCCTCCCCCTCTCCCAAACGGCGTTTTTCTGTTCCTCGCAGATCACTGTCTTCCTCCGCATTCTCTTTTGAATAGCTTTTCCATTTGTTATATCacctaaatttcatttgatttaacaattttatttctttcagtTTATATTCAGATATGCTCTACTTGGCAATGCAATATAGATATGTTTGTTCTTGTATTgttcttaaacaaaattaactGCAGAGAAAATTATTTTACGATTTCAGTAAAATAAATGGTACTGTTCCGATGTTAATCATACGCTTCACTGCTGGAATGGTTCTGAAACCTTGTGTACACTGTTTGTCACAATTGCGGAATAAGTGCAAATATATGTATACTGTACAAGTACACAGGAATTAATATGTGTCTGATGTCATTAGatgtttactgtatttgtaCACCACCTCATCTTTTGTATTCCATGTAAAGTTTTTTCTGAatcaattcaaatataaataagacCGAACAACATAAGTGTCTACCAACTTTCATGATGTTTACCAATACTTTTACGCCTTCTTTGATTGAAGGAGAACATATGATGTTGATCCAGCTGATCTATCATGACACTCTGTGTCTTTTCAGTATATTGAAAACCAAAGGTCTTTAATGCTCTGCATAGTGCTAGCTCCATTTACAAATGATGAGTATCAGTAAtgaaaaaatgtatacttgtatatTTAATGCCTTTGATTGATCATGGACTGaatgaaatgttttacaaacatatatttgttttgacAAAGCATGACTCTAGAGTGCAAATATCTGACTTAAGTATATATGGGTTTTTTGGTACAGCTGTTGACTTTCATCATACTATACGTGGGACTGCTCCCCCCAAGTCTCCGGGGGTCAGGGAGTCACAATCACCTGTCACTGCTACTGTACTCCCCCTAGTCCAGGCTCCACAGCATGGGTCTGTTAGTCAGGCATGTGAAATGGCTTGTATGACTGCAATGGGAGCCATATCTTCCCGCATCACCTCTCTGTCTGATGTTTCTAACGAGGACCAGAAAACCCCCTCCCAGAGGTCAGCCAGTGTATCAGATGATGACGTCACGTCCAGCTCTGAAGGTGAAATATCACGGCCTGTTGGTCAGTTTGGGTGTGCCTCTTTCCGCAACAGTAGTGGTTTTCCCTCAAGTAGTACTAACCTAATTCATACTCCTAAGTTTAATGCCGATGAAGTACGGGGAAGGCGAGGAAACTCTGAGAGGTGCCAGTCTGTACCGCCCCAGAGCGAGGCGGCTAAAGATCTCCACAATGATGTCTATAACACTATGTTTGCTTTGCATTCACTGGGTGGGGACAAAAATGTGTCAGACTATCGAACCAAAGTTCGAGATTTGTGGGATGGCCACATGCAAAGACCAGCTTCTGCAGTTGTTAGAAAAAATAGCAGTACAGAGAGTGGAAGCAGGATAGCAGGAAAGCCCCGTCGCTGTGTAAGCCAAGGTTAGCTTCCCCTGTGAAGTCCTGTATGTTCTGCTTTCAATTTAATTCCCCTTTGtctgtttgatttaaaaaattggtttggtttttttttcaattttatttaaattcaaaagaaaaaaaaattgtttgcatgGCCTGCTTACTTCAAAAATGATCTCCtttagcaatacatgtatattcatttctGTAGGGAACTTCCATAAATTCAATTCACAGATTTACATTTAGATTTCAAAGTCATTGACATTATTGTGATTCATGTATTAACATGGCAATTTACTGGTAAGCTTTACacaaaatttttactttaaaacttCAGGCAATGTAAACTATCTGACATGgcttaaaaatgtatttactaCACAAAATCTGTTGAGTAGGATGCCCTGTAAGAAGATGCCTTAAAGAAGATAATCCATTATCTGTATTCCTCTTTGCTGACTCCTGCTATCCTTCTTACCCTCTGCActagaaggttttttttttttgttcaattattttttttacttcagttaatcaatattttattcttttgttttgtttgtttattgtttCTACTGGAATTATTGGTAATTTAGTTTGTTTGAAGTAGATGGTATTTCTTACAGTTCCTTCTCCACATCACGGCATGTGACTTTTTCCATTACAGAGGCTGTTTTGGCTTACATGTAACCTTAGAACTTTTACTTTGAAAGCTGTTTGATTTTGCAGTGTGTGCTTTTCATACCTATTTTGTGTTATTACTTGTAGTAATAAGTATATATACGTATATTAGTTACCAATCTGTAATCATTTGTTATCCAGaatgaaatattgtatataGTAACTTAATGTATTGCACTTTTGCTTATAATAATTATGTTTGAGTGAATTGCTGGCTAAAAAATATATGGGTCTAGGTGTTTTTCCAATCCATACCAACtgcttttttttcatcattaaagCAATAGTTATAAGAAATAGGTTTctgcatttcttttttaatgtgatttttagatacatttgtatttaattatgatttaaaatgcTGAGTAAAGTCATAATAATTAATGTTGCAATAAGTAAAGTGTAGGaaagatttatttatgaaatcattatatataatctttaaaaacctgTTTCAGAGGTAGAATTTGGAACCATGGCTTCATTTATGGTAAACAAAAGGAGTAGTTCTGATTTGTCGGAATTGGATCAATCCATGACCAGTCAGGAGGGTCCAGACTCCAATACTCCAGATGTGCCTACCACCCCACCTAACCAAGTGGAGCATAGAAT
This portion of the Magallana gigas chromosome 7, xbMagGiga1.1, whole genome shotgun sequence genome encodes:
- the LOC105339183 gene encoding rho GTPase-activating protein 17 isoform X1, whose translation is MLKKENLRKNFLRVKQIADQNLGRAEKSEVLSEDLQTVEKRVELVKTVCQSTSKKIAGCLQGQGTDYEKRLRKLPENTLGLGMIESGTLLGTDSVMGTMFQTCGECQTTLAKELLQFEVDVEQNVLAPLQEILDVEIPAITKCKKQLSKLTLDMDSCKGRWNQAVKQTQVHGANMAAVSAKADQLKEEYEESCNKMYQARDNLATEMFNFVAKEAEHSSKLIAILEAQRAYHKKALEALEQAIPKLNEALECNPLKPVYGVPLEEHLRVTGRDIALVLEVCVITLIEGGLDEEGLFRIAGMASKVKKLRNAFDANVIDMEEYAQDLHTVAGALKQYLRELPEPLLTTQLYPDIIQAAKLPQDQRLQQLWSAVRKLPEQNYNNFRYLIKFLSKLAEKSDENKMTPSNIAIVIGPNLLWSEGDNGPNMVTSGTISNMIELFITHCDWFFPEAVDFHHTIRGTAPPKSPGVRESQSPVTATVLPLVQAPQHGSVSQACEMACMTAMGAISSRITSLSDVSNEDQKTPSQRSASVSDDDVTSSSEGEISRPVGQFGCASFRNSSGFPSSSTNLIHTPKFNADEVRGRRGNSERCQSVPPQSEAAKDLHNDVYNTMFALHSLGGDKNVSDYRTKVRDLWDGHMQRPASAVVRKNSSTESGSRIAGKPRRCVSQEVEFGTMASFMVNKRSSSDLSELDQSMTSQEGPDSNTPDVPTTPPNQVEHRIINDSEYAEVSKVQKRVPRKPAPPPPDRPNLPERPYSIAVTAQARTPAAQSQTWPRQMETSPGDTVPNQEQTRPKTHPEKPPPPEKPPHNPPQRSATISERHSHADRPTVPPPERPKVPPPAVPNHQRSASTGTPGQFGPPVSNLPEIDQGRLAANSYESLDKQGSGNLLTPDGRLQSSSNEHLSSNRLHQGSARPQRPQPPVMPHKDPPNPTIATQDEETHL
- the LOC105339183 gene encoding rho GTPase-activating protein 17 isoform X6, giving the protein MLKKENLRKNFLRVKQIADQNLGRAEKSEVLSEDLQTVEKRVELVKTVCQSTSKKIAGCLQGQGTDYEKRLRKLPENTLGLGMIESGTLLGTDSVMGTMFQTCGECQTTLAKELLQFEVDVEQNVLAPLQEILDVEIPAITKCKKQLSKLTLDMDSCKGRWNQAVKQTQVHGANMAAVSAKADQLKEEYEESCNKMYQARDNLATEMFNFVAKEAEHSSKLIAILEAQRAYHKKALEALEQAIPKLNEALECNPLKPVYGVPLEEHLRVTGRDIALVLEVCVITLIEGGLDEEGLFRIAGMASKVKKLRNAFDANVIDMEEYAQDLHTVAGALKQYLRELPEPLLTTQLYPDIIQAAKLPQDQRLQQLWSAVRKLPEQNYNNFRYLIKFLSKLAEKSDENKMTPSNIAIVIGPNLLWSEGDNGPNMVTSGTISNMIELFITHCDWFFPEAVDFHHTIRGTAPPKSPGVRESQSPVTATVLPLVQAPQHGSVSQACEMACMTAMGAISSRITSLSDVSNEDQKTPSQRSASVSDDDVTSSSEEVEFGTMASFMVNKRSSSDLSELDQSMTSQEGPDSNTPDVPTTPPNQVEHRIINDSEYAEVSKVQKRVPRKPAPPPPDRPNLPERPYSIAVTAQARTPAAQSQTWPRQMETSPGDTVPNQEQTRPKTHPEKPPPPEKPPHNPPQRSATISERHSHADRPTVPPPERPKVPPPAVPNHQRSASTGTPGQFGPPVSNLPEIDQGRLAANSYESLDKQGSGNLLTPDGRLQSSSNEHLSSNRLHQGSARPQRPQPPVMPHKDPPNPTIATQDEETHL
- the LOC105339183 gene encoding rho GTPase-activating protein 17 isoform X2: MASLFKRFWAEKSEVLSEDLQTVEKRVELVKTVCQSTSKKIAGCLQGQGTDYEKRLRKLPENTLGLGMIESGTLLGTDSVMGTMFQTCGECQTTLAKELLQFEVDVEQNVLAPLQEILDVEIPAITKCKKQLSKLTLDMDSCKGRWNQAVKQTQVHGANMAAVSAKADQLKEEYEESCNKMYQARDNLATEMFNFVAKEAEHSSKLIAILEAQRAYHKKALEALEQAIPKLNEALECNPLKPVYGVPLEEHLRVTGRDIALVLEVCVITLIEGGLDEEGLFRIAGMASKVKKLRNAFDANVIDMEEYAQDLHTVAGALKQYLRELPEPLLTTQLYPDIIQAAKLPQDQRLQQLWSAVRKLPEQNYNNFRYLIKFLSKLAEKSDENKMTPSNIAIVIGPNLLWSEGDNGPNMVTSGTISNMIELFITHCDWFFPEAVDFHHTIRGTAPPKSPGVRESQSPVTATVLPLVQAPQHGSVSQACEMACMTAMGAISSRITSLSDVSNEDQKTPSQRSASVSDDDVTSSSEGEISRPVGQFGCASFRNSSGFPSSSTNLIHTPKFNADEVRGRRGNSERCQSVPPQSEAAKDLHNDVYNTMFALHSLGGDKNVSDYRTKVRDLWDGHMQRPASAVVRKNSSTESGSRIAGKPRRCVSQEVEFGTMASFMVNKRSSSDLSELDQSMTSQEGPDSNTPDVPTTPPNQVEHRIINDSEYAEVSKVQKRVPRKPAPPPPDRPNLPERPYSIAVTAQARTPAAQSQTWPRQMETSPGDTVPNQEQTRPKTHPEKPPPPEKPPHNPPQRSATISERHSHADRPTVPPPERPKVPPPAVPNHQRSASTGTPGQFGPPVSNLPEIDQGRLAANSYESLDKQGSGNLLTPDGRLQSSSNEHLSSNRLHQGSARPQRPQPPVMPHKDPPNPTIATQDEETHL
- the LOC105339183 gene encoding rho GTPase-activating protein 44 isoform X5, producing MLKKENLRKNFLRVKQIADQNLGRAEKSEVLSEDLQTVEKRVELVKTVCQSTSKKIAGCLQGQGTDYEKRLRKLPENTLGLGMIESGTLLGTDSVMGTMFQTCGECQTTLAKELLQFEVDVEQNVLAPLQEILDVEIPAITKCKKQLSKLTLDMDSCKGRWNQAVKQTQVHGANMAAVSAKADQLKEEYEESCNKMYQARDNLATEMFNFVAKEAEHSSKLIAILEAQRAYHKKALEALEQAIPKLNEALECNPLKPVYGVPLEEHLRVTGRDIALVLEVCVITLIEGGLDEEGLFRIAGMASKVKKLRNAFDANVIDMEEYAQDLHTVAGALKQYLRELPEPLLTTQLYPDIIQAAKLPQDQRLQQLWSAVRKLPEQNYNNFRYLIKFLSKLAEKSDENKMTPSNIAIVIGPNLLWSEGDNGPNMVTSGTISNMIELFITHCDWFFPEAVDFHHTIRGTAPPKSPGVRESQSPVTATVLPLVQAPQHGSVSQACEMACMTAMGAISSRITSLSDVSNEDQKTPSQRSASVSDDDVTSSSEGEISRPVGQFGCASFRNSSGFPSSSTNLIHTPKFNADEVRGRRGNSERCQSVPPQSEAAKDLHNDVYNTMFALHSLGGDKNVSDYRTKVRDLWDGHMQRPASAVVRKNSSTESGSRIAGKPRRCVSQEVEFGTMASFMVNKRSSSDLSELDQSMTSQEGPDSNTPDVPTTPPNQVEHRIINDSEYAEVSKVQKRVPRKPAPPPPDRPNLPERPYSIAVTAQARTPAAQSQTWPRQMETSPGDTVPNQEQTRPKTHPEKPPPPEKPPHNPPQRSATISERHSHADRPTVPPPERPKVPPPAVPNHQRSASTGTPGQFGPPVSNLPEIDQVFFGKGFWV
- the LOC105339183 gene encoding rho GTPase-activating protein 44 isoform X4; amino-acid sequence: MLKKENLRKNFLRVKQIADQNLGRAEKSEVLSEDLQTVEKRVELVKTVCQSTSKKIAGCLQGQGTDYEKRLRKLPENTLGLGMIESGTLLGTDSVMGTMFQTCGECQTTLAKELLQFEVDVEQNVLAPLQEILDVEIPAITKCKKQLSKLTLDMDSCKGRWNQAVKQTQVHGANMAAVSAKADQLKEEYEESCNKMYQARDNLATEMFNFVAKEAEHSSKLIAILEAQRAYHKKALEALEQAIPKLNEALECNPLKPVYGVPLEEHLRVTGRDIALVLEVCVITLIEGGLDEEGLFRIAGMASKVKKLRNAFDANVIDMEEYAQDLHTVAGALKQYLRELPEPLLTTQLYPDIIQAAKLPQDQRLQQLWSAVRKLPEQNYNNFRYLIKFLSKLAEKSDENKMTPSNIAIVIGPNLLWSEGDNGPNMVTSGTISNMIELFITHCDWFFPEAVDFHHTIRGTAPPKSPGVRESQSPVTATVLPLVQAPQHGSVSQACEMACMTAMGAISSRITSLSDVSNEDQKTPSQRSASVSDDDVTSSSEGEISRPVGQFGCASFRNSSGFPSSSTNLIHTPKFNADEVRGRRGNSERCQSVPPQSEAAKDLHNDVYNTMFALHSLGGDKNVSDYRTKVRDLWDGHMQRPASAVVRKNSSTESGSRIAGKPRRCVSQEVEFGTMASFMVNKRSSSDLSELDQSMTSQEGPDSNTPDVPTTPPNQVEHRIINDSEYAEVSKVQKRVPRKPAPPPPDRPNLPERPYSIAVTAQARTPAAQSQTWPRQMETSPGDTVPNQEQTRPKTHPEKPPPPEKPPHNPPQRSATISERHSHADRPTVPPPERPKVPPPAVPNHQRSASTGTPGQFGPPVSNLPEIDQGGCLNKTGTL
- the LOC105339183 gene encoding rho GTPase-activating protein 17 isoform X9, whose amino-acid sequence is MLKKENLRKNFLRVKQIADQNLGRAEKSEVLSEDLQTVEKRVELVKTVCQSTSKKIAGCLQGQGTDYEKRLRKLPENTLGLGMIESGTLLGTDSVMGTMFQTCGECQTTLAKELLQFEVDVEQNVLAPLQEILDVEIPAITKCKKQLSKLTLDMDSCKGRWNQAVKQTQVHGANMAAVSAKADQLKEEYEESCNKMYQARDNLATEMFNFVAKEAEHSSKLIAILEAQRAYHKKALEALEQAIPKLNEALECNPLKPVYGVPLEEHLRVTGRDIALVLEVCVITLIEGGLDEEGLFRIAGMASKVKKLRNAFDANVIDMEEYAQDLHTVAGALKQYLRELPEPLLTTQLYPDIIQAAKLPQDQRLQQLWSAVRKLPEQNYNNFRYLIKFLSKLAEKSDENKMTPSNIAIVIGPNLLWSEGDNGPNMVTSGTISNMIELFITHCDWFFPEEVEFGTMASFMVNKRSSSDLSELDQSMTSQEGPDSNTPDVPTTPPNQVEHRIINDSEYAEVSKVQKRVPRKPAPPPPDRPNLPERPYSIAVTAQARTPAAQSQTWPRQMETSPGDTVPNQEQTRPKTHPEKPPPPEKPPHNPPQRSATISERHSHADRPTVPPPERPKVPPPAVPNHQRSASTGTPGQFGPPVSNLPEIDQVFTTIQENPSSGCLNKTGTL
- the LOC105339183 gene encoding rho GTPase-activating protein 44 isoform X3; translation: MLKKENLRKNFLRVKQIADQNLGRAEKSEVLSEDLQTVEKRVELVKTVCQSTSKKIAGCLQGQGTDYEKRLRKLPENTLGLGMIESGTLLGTDSVMGTMFQTCGECQTTLAKELLQFEVDVEQNVLAPLQEILDVEIPAITKCKKQLSKLTLDMDSCKGRWNQAVKQTQVHGANMAAVSAKADQLKEEYEESCNKMYQARDNLATEMFNFVAKEAEHSSKLIAILEAQRAYHKKALEALEQAIPKLNEALECNPLKPVYGVPLEEHLRVTGRDIALVLEVCVITLIEGGLDEEGLFRIAGMASKVKKLRNAFDANVIDMEEYAQDLHTVAGALKQYLRELPEPLLTTQLYPDIIQAAKLPQDQRLQQLWSAVRKLPEQNYNNFRYLIKFLSKLAEKSDENKMTPSNIAIVIGPNLLWSEGDNGPNMVTSGTISNMIELFITHCDWFFPEAVDFHHTIRGTAPPKSPGVRESQSPVTATVLPLVQAPQHGSVSQACEMACMTAMGAISSRITSLSDVSNEDQKTPSQRSASVSDDDVTSSSEGEISRPVGQFGCASFRNSSGFPSSSTNLIHTPKFNADEVRGRRGNSERCQSVPPQSEAAKDLHNDVYNTMFALHSLGGDKNVSDYRTKVRDLWDGHMQRPASAVVRKNSSTESGSRIAGKPRRCVSQEVEFGTMASFMVNKRSSSDLSELDQSMTSQEGPDSNTPDVPTTPPNQVEHRIINDSEYAEVSKVQKRVPRKPAPPPPDRPNLPERPYSIAVTAQARTPAAQSQTWPRQMETSPGDTVPNQEQTRPKTHPEKPPPPEKPPHNPPQRSATISERHSHADRPTVPPPERPKVPPPAVPNHQRSASTGTPGQFGPPVSNLPEIDQVFTTIQENPSSGCLNKTGTL
- the LOC105339183 gene encoding rho GTPase-activating protein 17 isoform X8 translates to MLKKENLRKNFLRVKQIADQNLGRAEKSEVLSEDLQTVEKRVELVKTVCQSTSKKIAGCLQGQGTDYEKRLRKLPENTLGLGMIESGTLLGTDSVMGTMFQTCGECQTTLAKELLQFEVDVEQNVLAPLQEILDVEIPAITKCKKQLSKLTLDMDSCKGRWNQAVKQTQVHGANMAAVSAKADQLKEEYEESCNKMYQARDNLATEMFNFVAKEAEHSSKLIAILEAQRAYHKKALEALEQAIPKLNEALECNPLKPVYGVPLEEHLRVTGRDIALVLEVCVITLIEGGLDEEGLFRIAGMASKVKKLRNAFDANVIDMEEYAQDLHTVAGALKQYLRELPEPLLTTQLYPDIIQAAKLPQDQRLQQLWSAVRKLPEQNYNNFRYLIKFLSKLAEKSDENKMTPSNIAIVIGPNLLWSEGDNGPNMVTSGTISNMIELFITHCDWFFPEEVEFGTMASFMVNKRSSSDLSELDQSMTSQEGPDSNTPDVPTTPPNQVEHRIINDSEYAEVSKVQKRVPRKPAPPPPDRPNLPERPYSIAVTAQARTPAAQSQTWPRQMETSPGDTVPNQEQTRPKTHPEKPPPPEKPPHNPPQRSATISERHSHADRPTVPPPERPKVPPPAVPNHQRSASTGTPGQFGPPVSNLPEIDQGRLAANSYESLDKQGSGNLLTPDGRLQSSSNEHLSSNRLHQGSARPQRPQPPVMPHKDPPNPTIATQDEETHL